The Arabidopsis thaliana chromosome 5, partial sequence genomic interval TTGTTTGACCGTACCTGTAATGGGTTCACAGCACAACAAGTACATGAGTCTTATTTGCGCTACGAGTTCATAACGACAATTTTGTTAatcggttttggttttcacAATCAAGTTCAACTAACATATCTAAATAGATTCTTAATGTTATCTCCGTTTCTTTACTATCTGCTAgaattttaattatgaaatatcTTCATGCCACAGAATGGAAAAGAAGCAGAGTAATGTTTACCATTGAGATGATCACTGCATCAGCCTCCCGCCCTTGAAAGCTGTCAATGGTTGCGACCTCAACTCCATCAGCCACTGGAAAATCATCCAGCCTTTCTCTGAGAAGTTGAACCTGAGCAACATATGGGGATTGAACAGCAATAGCCATTGGACTAACACCTACAATCATGTCCAACAAGTTTTTTACTAGGTTATCGAGCTTATATTCAGGAACACAATTAATATGCATGAAGTTTAGATTCTTCAAGCTCTGGTAATTGTTTTGTGTTATATCCCAGTCATTCAACTGAAAATAGATGGTTCACCTGCGTATATCAAAGAAATGACGTGATTAACCACAATATCTGCTTCTCCTTCATTGTATAATGAGCCTGTGCCAGCTGGATCCAAACGCTCCTCGCAGCCCACGGATAAACTCCCATATGGCATTCTTGTGTCAAGCAGAACCAGTGGGCATTGCGTTATCCAAGTAGCCTGCAGTAAGtacaagaaaagaatgatGTTACATCTAAGAGTCATGGTGTTACCAAAGGTGCTTTTGATCTACAATGATGTTGCATTTTATTAGACATTCAAAGGTAAGTTAATTTGTGACACTGTTTAATATTATCCAGTTACCAGCAAAACAAGAGGGAAACATCTATTGCAAGCTCATGAGCAACATCACTTTTCAATAAGGCCATAAAAAAGCTGTAATCAGTAGATATTTCAACCACAAGTAAAGATAGTATCATGAAAGACAAACCAACAGAGTTGCAAGAGAAACCAGATAATGCTAAAATGGAAAATTTCTAACAAATAAAAGCTTTGAAGGTAAACAGATGTGTGATTGCATGCCATGTAACCATCATATAAATACCACACCAATCAAACAGCAGAAACAGTCAGAAGAAGTACCTTCACAAAAGGAGAATCGATAAGCAGATGAGAGGCCACACTTGGAGCAGATTTCAACCATCCACCATACATCTCCTTTGATGCCCAACCAGCGATTACATCGTTCATACGATACTGAGTTGTTAATTTTGTCGCAAGAACTCCATCATGTAAAGATGCAGCTCTTTCCAGTAAGGATACACCAAGTCCACCTTCTAAAGCTTTACGTGATAGAACAACTGGTGCTAATTGGCATGGATCACCGGAAAGAATACAACGTTTCCCTTGCAATATTGGGATCCAGCATGAAGGCTCGATAGACTGACCAGCTTCATCTAtaacaaccaaatcaaatgTTTCTAACCTCCTAATCAAAGGATCAGCTGCTCCAATGTTAGTGGCAAAAACAACCTGTGCATTTGATAGTATTTCCTTCACAgtctctttttccttcttcttcaacgtcTTTCCAAGCTGTTTCAAGAGCTGCCGAATGCCAGCTGCAAGAACATCATCCCTCAGGCATTGCCGAAGATCTTTTCTTAAATCTGACTTCTTCCTTTCCAATTCTGCTCGGAAGCTTGCAAGCTTAGAGTTCACAATTTCCCCCAAAGACTTTGAAGCAACAGCAGATGATATTCTAGCGGGATTTCCTACTCGGACAATGTTTAGTCCAAGATGCAAGAGCTTCTCGACCATGTTATCAACAGCTGCATTAGTAGGCGCTGTTACAAGTACTCTTTCCCCCTGTTGAACAGCCAGGGTAATGACCTCCTTAAGCATTCCAGTCTTTCCCGTGCCAGGAGGTCCTTGGACTATCATAACaggtctttttttgtttactccaAGAGCTATGGCTCTCCTTTGGGAAGAATCAAATAACTTACTCACTGGCTCATCACTCAACTCCGCTTCACTCCAGTCTACATAATCATTTTGCTCCAGCCATGTTATATCTTCACCATCCCCAAATAAAGTCGCCACAACAGATATTGATGGATTTTTCTTCTGCAGACCATTCTTCTGCAGAAGCATTAGGGCTTCGCAGTTACGCTGCAACGAAAGACTATATAATAAGCGAGTGGTagcaaaaatataataatgtaAACTATCAAATATAGTTGAGCAAACACTCGCAATAATGGGACTGACATGACAAGCATATTTAAGATGGAGGTTACTGTGATAAAACACTGCATCTTTAACCAATATGGAACAAAGATATACCTCGTAAGTAAGGGCATCGGCCAACCCATGAATACGATCAATTCTCACACTCTTTCCAAAGAGCTTGGAAAAAGTAGGATCTCCATGACGAGATTCTAGAGCCACACCAATGCTACACCCATCTTCTCCAAGGTTGTGAACAAAGCCCTGCGTACAGGCAGTTGCCCCAGCACCCCTACTGTCACAAACTCTTATGCAAACCATGTCACCAGGGGAAAGTGTAGTAGGAGGAAGACGGTGGTTTCCCCCAACCTTAAACAACACCAAGTGCATACCTCCGAGCCCTGCATATTGCTTACATATTACAACAAATTTCATCGAAAACTCAAAGAGAACAAGTTACAACAAAATGCATATCTGCCTATAAGTCTCACCTGTGGAGGTACTAACTGCATACAaattgcaaattgtatcacAAAGTTCCTGTGGAGCATCACCATGCCTAACCAAGAACTCAATCGGTTTTGAGGAATCAGAGCTCTCATCTGGAGTAGGAACAACATCTAGTTCTTCCTGTGTAACTTCCAGTTCTGTATCTCGTTCCACTTGAAGTAACTGCGACATCTGGCTGGTGAACTCATCAATCCTTTCCTGTATAGCCTTCACCTTCTCTGAGTCCATCCCCAAAACTCCTTGAACAGGCTTAGCTTGAGCAGCTTTGCGAGCAACCTCCCGATGCTGAGCTATACAACATCACACAAGGCAAAAAGTTCAACTTCAGCCAAACTATAAACCAATAAGAACTTAGACTCGAAGAATTCAAACCTGAATTTGCAATCTCCTTGAGCAGCTTCCAAGACTCAGACTCCTTCCAACTCTCCATTATATTCTTCCGCTCCAGGTCTTGAAGAACATCACGCAACTCTCTCTGGAAATGATCGAACAAGGTAGGATAATGAGTACAAGCCTTCAAACAAATGACTTCAGAACCTAATGGCATGGGAATAGCATTGAGATACGGTTGAGCTTGAATCACAAACGTCAAACCAGATCCGACGTTCTGCCTCAACTCCGAAAACTCCCCCTGAACCTCCGCAGTTGCAAAATCCGAAGCCATCGCTTTCATCGCCTGACTAATCCACTTCACTACGTTCCTCCCTAAATCTCTCCGCCCTAATGGATCACCATTTTGATTCAAAGCTCGAAGACTCAATTCTTTATCGTTCTTCGGTTCCTCAACAACACTTAAACTCTCAGATTCAGTATTATCGTTCCTCTTCTCAATTTTCTTAAACCTAAGTTTATCGGAAACGTTACTTTTCCTTCGTGGCTTCTTCTTAGTAACACTGGAGCCGCCATTAACGCCGCTGCAAAAGACCTTCCGCGTCGGGAAAACACGAACTCCGACAACACAAACGTAGTTTAACGGCGGTCGAGTGAACGTGAACGCCGCCGTCGCCGTAGTAGTCGACGGAATCCGAATACTTCTACACAAAAAACTTGAAGCTGCTTCCATCAGATTTTTCCCAGCGATTCAACACAAAAGGAAACTTCAGATTCCCGAGAAAACGCAAGCTAGAAAGTGGAATCTAGTGACATTTTCTGGgaatcaaaaggaaaatatacAGAGAAATTGAAAGTCTCGTGtaacttatttatatattggaGAAAGGTTTTTTCAGATATTTGAGTTTGAGAGACGAATTTAAATCTAAGCCGCAAAATTAAACTTGAGGTTCtcagaaatatttttatttttgtttcattttttggtgaaacgaattttgtttttgagacTTTATGTCACAAACATAGCACAGAGAGAGTCGTGATGAGAGATCGTAGTGGAGAGTTGTGATTGGCTAGTATTGATTCTTTGTGGGCAGGTGACGTGTTTAATTACTGTCCTAtccttatatttttgtttgttgactTATACCCCTGTATTTTTAGATTCTTCTTTGGAGACCCTTTAAGTTGGATTTTAGAATTGATCGAATGGATCGGTAGAATGCATCCAACTGATCTGTGGATTTTACAAGCTACATCATTCATATAGCACATTTGAAATACTACACGAAATTTTTTCGACCTTAATTTTGAACTAAttaagattatttttatttaaaatctcacaaaaatttagtttaaaaaaaacaatcgttCCATCATTCTCTATCTTCTATCTCCTCTAAAAAAACAGATCTATGAGTTTAGTTTTCGCCGTTTTTGCATTAAAGTCTTTTCATTGTCGATAGTTGGGTTGGTGGACGAAGATAAACGCTTTTCTTCTCCGATCATATGATGAGACGAGGTAGATGATGATATTTCTAAAGCAATAATGTTTATGCTCAAATGAATTTATTAAGAGAAATATAAACCGGAAATTAGATAGTTCATTAAGAGtttattattcaaataaacttaaaaaggAAAGATTACTTTGTTGTcaccaaaaacacaataatTCCATTGATACtttaataaagagaaagagagttgtTTTGAGATAACTCTCAAAGTTACAATCAAAGTTCTCATtacataactatatatatatgtctcgAAGTTACAATCAAAATTCTCATTACATgcataactatatatataagttattaTCTTGCTAACCCTAGTTACATAGAACATTACATGGCTTTCGGATTACTCATAAGACTATATTTGGCTTCATATTAAACTTCTAATAGTAAATCTATAGTGAGTTGGCGATTTCTTAGCGACTTTGAAtactcatttttttgtttttggttgatcGAAGACTCTTGTGAAACAATAAAATAGCTATTTTATAGCTCGGCGATTAATGTCTGATGCTTTCACTTGCGGCGAAAGTTGGATTTCAGATAATAAATTCACTTCGTGCAAAGAGGtatgtttaaatttaatataattggtaaaacaaaaacaactgAATCATGTTTGAGTTATAATCTTACAATCGTTACTTAATAGAAAGTAGTTGTTTACTGAAAAGCTTGTCTTCGTTTTAGTactacaaattaaatataggGGTGTGTGTAACCCACGGAatattattatagtttttgaaaaactgTTTTTCCAAAGATTATTGGTCCTATGTAGAATAATGGGTGAAGCAACATGTGGCAGAGAAGATCACTTGAGAAAGACAACTAAGCGTCTCCCGAAGAAAAGATCCTACTTGTTCATTTTTCCATCACTaaagaaatttcttttttgggtcaaaaaataaaattcttacAAATAATATGTGGAGAAAGAAGTTTCTCATCATAAATTGTCAAGCAAAATAAGCAAATGGTCAAAATTGAGTTTGTTTATCGTCATAAAAATTATGCGAGAAAAGGATGTTGTggatcaaaatcatcaaactattttattagaaaataatcaaactttAGAACACCCTAAAATGCTTGGTTTCATATTTGAaagaatattatatatatctttatatatcgaaataaactttttaattacaaaaggATCTCTTAAATTTGACCATTTTTCTAGTTAAACCCAAAAGAACCatatgttttcattattaccaataaaacttttaaattttatgtttttgttttatcctatttttaaaaaaatatttaaacagaaatataaaatatagtgATTAGAGCCAGGGATATCTCTCATGATATTATTCGAAATATCGTTGCTATGTAAATGaattatgaaaacaaaatgataaattcTCTAGAACATGATGATATTGCATGTACATCAACAAATAGAGAGACTCTTTTAAtctctaattaattttggatgaaaaaaacatataaccAACATTAAAGTATAAACTATACAATTAGACccaaattaaagataaaaaaaaaatcaactcaTATGTCCATCTAAACCTATATTTACAGATACAACATATATACTAGTCAAATCTCCAACATTAAAATTTATCTTCAACGGTTATTATTATAAGAGGTTGACCTCTGTAATTTTAGAGAATACGTTTTCATAATTACCATTACATTAAGAGATTTTATTGTCTATAGGCTTatgtataattaataaaaagagtATAAGAAAAAGTGGTAAACAAATACATCACATACAAAGACAGCAAGCATACtattactattatttaattatatatttgtatactGTTATTAATTCTAAGTTATctttcataaaataattttattataacttattttaagtaatttaatatttaaatcacTACGATGTCACCaaatgaattattttaatttctttgtcACTAAtgctattttaattttctggtcaattatttttaagcccatttttacctttttaaccTTCTCACTAATTTTGCCACTAAAAGTTTATTATTGGCTAATGTAACCcattgaatatatattcttttgacaaaaaatattttaggtagtatggttttaaaatatgaCTTTTAGAAGATTATAAATGTTAAATTCTATTTATTTAACTCTTAAAAatcaattcattttctttagtgaaaaataaaggcatctttgaaatcaaaatcccAACATTATTACTTTAAGAGGGGTATTCAATAATTGATTTTAACAGAATGAAATGGAACGAGAAAAGTTTTATTATAATGATTATTTCTCTCCCAATTTGTGAATTagaaaacttttgttttctatttaatataaattataaatattaaaaactccACAAATCCTAAACTCATTGAACTAAAAAAAGCCCCAAATCCTAACTAGATCAGCCAGGTGAAATCTACTACATGCCATGGAGCACATCATATACAAGCTTTTGTCCCAAAGGAGACATATATTGGCAGAATCTAGAGAGTACTTTCAATTCCtaatcttttgaaaattttgccATTCTTTCGGCAAGTTTGTAATCCGTGTTGTACACCTCGAACTCAACTCGTATATGACCTTGAGGTTCCTCGGTCTCCATATCACCCCTCTATGGAGTGCCTATTGTTGTAGTCGTCCTTCTTTATGAAGAGAACAATATGTTTTCTACCCTCCTTAGTCCTTATCCACCTTGGTCTCCGGTTTTCCAACCGAGAACCCCCCCTCATTACTCCTAACCTGTTTTATTATCTTTCGCGTAAGAAGTAATGTATCTCACATGCCAGTGAAAATTGAGGTTTCGACTCATCATCTTCTCGTTTGTGGCAATGTATCTAATCGCTAGTGTTTTTGTCATGAggaatttgatattatttgtgttttaaagGTCTTTTTGTGCCTCATTACCCATGAATATGTATTATCATGGAAAATATCAATGACGAAAGAACTTGGATCTTCTTCCCATTTTAATTGTGCACATActctaaaattttcatttgatatataatataacattgatattttctcatttatctGTATTAAGTCTTGAAGTTAATCTCTTATGGATATAGAGATGCTACATCATTACGCGATTACTAGGTTTCTGTATTATTAAATAGAGGTTGTCTGTTGTCTTTTCCACTATATAGTTTAACAAATTGGTGAATTGAAGCGTCCAACATGTTCACAAAAACCATTGGAGGCCTAGTTTGCTTAGCATTTGTATAAGAGGGACTTTTTAATTGGTTAGTTATCATCACTAGACTAAATTAGACGGTTGGATCAAAGGTTGAGTAATTGACATTACGATTGTACCTATTTTTGATGCATTAGTATTATGTTGCATCACCGATATTATATTTCTAGTTGTTGGAGTTCTATCTAGTGACTACATCAAATTGATGTACACTCAATATCTATCTAGTACCACCGTGCATATGTCCCTAATGATAGAGAAGCGTTCAAAGTTGTCAGGGAAACATTTTCACTCTTATAGAAGTCTAACTAGTTTTAAGTCGTGCTAGTCTTTCTTCCttatatttcatataaatagGTCAGTGGTGCTTGTCGTTAAATATACAACATTGTCTGAAAATATATTACCTCCTACATGGACATTTCTAGTATCTCCTACACAAGTATAATCTCATATAGTTACAACACAACTATTTGAGCAAATGTTTACTATTTTGGATTCATATAGTTCTTAAAACCAACATGCATAATATtctttattaataaataaccTTCAAATAACACAACTTTAATTTACAGTCAATTAGAAGTGttgatgattgatttttaGAGATTAGACATTCAGGTATCAAATTCAAACACCTCTCTAACTGAtccaaatgatcaaatttaAGCTAAAATTGTAGCTACTGATCAGAAAAATAGAAGCAACATTTgttgaatagaaaaaaatagaagcaacatctgttttaaaaaacacaTTGCTTCAAAATAATAGGAAAGtacaaaatattagatttaactaaagatattttaaattaattaaaaaagatatttggattatatgataataaatccaataaaaaataataaaatccagaatacagaaaaaaattgcaagaggggaagcagaagaagaaagaacaaaaatcagGAGTTGGCATTTTGAAGACgaaactcatcatcatcttcttcctcagacaacaaaaaaagcttttcactttctctccacccttctctctctccttctgaaagtctctctctttgcCGTCGTTAGCCTCTTCCTACACTTGGGGCTGCGATTCTTCCAATCCTCCGATTTCAATTTCATCCTCTCAATCATAGTTTGAAATCATCGAGCTTTTACGGTGCTGTTGGTGTTTGACGCCGTAAAATTCGATCcttttttatacatttgatGTTGATTTTATCGATAGTTTTGTGAGATCgattttttagggtttcgagTTTGGCGCTGACTTGAGGGTTTGATTGGATGAGAATAAGGGGTTATGGGACTTGAGTCAATTGGGTTTGTCTCCCTAATCATCGCAAATTCCTGATTTCTCAGCTCTTTGGAAGGAATTAGGATTCGTTGATTTCGagttttgtgttgtgttggtTGATGAGAGAGTTGGGTTTGGTCAATTGAGGGGTTTAGGTGttgttttactgttttgaTTCTGATCATGGATGACATTGATTCAAGCGATGGTGCTGCGGCTGCACGAGCTGGTGAGATTGGCTCTATTGGGGTATCCACACCGTGGAAGCCAATTCAGCTGGTTTTTAAGCGTTATTTGCCACAAAATGGGTCTGCTAGCAAAGTTCATGTTGCCGTGAAGAAGCCGGTAAGTATTGCCCTTTTAATTTCATCTTTGGATGCATCAAAGcaagctttgtttttgtgtgaCATCTTTTGTATAGGAGATAGTGAGAACAAATCAAAGACATGGCAAGTGTGTATGCTAGTTTACTAAGACGATGTTGTTTGTGAAGCTGCTAGTTATCTCTAGACTTGTATAGATTTCGAGTTGAATAGCCTTGGTTCAGTAATGCATGATAGTCTTACAAATAGCCTAGTGTGTTTTCTCTTACATTAGTAATAAATGAGGCTTAGAAGATGTTTCCGCCTCTAAATCTACTGAATTTATACTGTATTACGAGTTATATATTAAGTTGGTAACACACTGGCAAGTGCCTTGGAATTCTTGCTAAGGTGGCTGTTTGGCTTCGTTGAAGGTTTACATAAATTatgtgtaaaatttgtattatatcGTATCTCAGCTTGTTTGAAAACCGATGTTATATATCAGTATCTATCTACATTAGACATATTTAAATTACCTAGTACATATAGCTTAATGCATTTACCATGCAACTTTAGTTTAAGGTTATATAGTCCAACACAAATATCACTGGTAATGCAACGTCAAGGTAGAGATATCTGTTGGTCCTTTTTCGGTGTCATCATCCAACCAAAATCAGCTCATTTCTGaattcatttcaaattttagcCATTTCATATTGTTGGTTCTTGAGGGTCCTGGTtaaattttaaccaaaatcagttttttttaactctaaTAAACAAGTGAGCATGTTATTGCTTTAATCTTAGTTGCAACACAGGCAGTGGATGATTACGTGGTTGAAGTCTGTCATGATCTTTGGGTTTGCATTGGGAATGTTTGTGCACACTAGTTTATCTGCTAAGAAAATTGGCTGGTAgattttttggataatttgAATGCATACCAGAGTTCAATTGGCATTAAGATGACCAATCTGAACCTTGTTGTGTATCTGTCTGGACTCTGGCAGAGTTATAGCAAGTCTCTCCATTAGTTTTCTAGCCGCTGTTATTTGGCGCCATTCTGCTGTAATAGTTGGGCATGGTTTTGGAATTTACTGATAACTGTTGGTGTCTTCTTGCCTTGACTTTAAGCGAGGTTATCCTTATTATTTATActctttgtatctttttttttcttgtactGTATCACTATTATCACAAAAACCGCAGAAATGTATTTCACTCAAGGATGGTAACAGTTGAAGTGTTTGTCTCTGTTGCAGTACTTTTCAGAGCTCAGATTAACTTTgatatatttgtatgttttgcaGGTGGTGGTGAGACTAACTAGGGACTTGGTTGAGACGTACAAAATATGTGACCCACAGTTCAAATATAGAGGAGAGTTGAATCCCAAGCGGTACTTGACTACTCCATCAGTTGGTGTGAACAATGATGGCTTTGATAATGTCAACTACGATCTAATTCTGGCTGTAAATGATGATTTTTGCAGTTCAGATTCACGGCAGAGGTTTGCTATTgtcttatttattttcaatttttattatacCAATAATGATCCTCCTTTTGTTGTGCTGTCAGACGCATAAAATTTGAACCACTTTTCTATCCACAATAGACGTCTATTTGATTAAGCTAATAAGCTTCACTCGTTCTCTTAGATACATTGTCAAAGATCTTCTTGGCCATGGGACTTTTGGTCAGGTTGCTAAATGCTGGGTTCCTGAGACAAACAGCTTTGTTGCtgtaaaagtaataaaaaaccAGCTTGCATACTATCAGCAGGCATTGGTTGAAGTATCTATTTTGACAACGGTATGTAATTATTCAATATTTGAATGATCTTTTGTATTCATATTCTTGGTGGTGAAAATCGCTAGTGGGGTCTGTCTCTTACTTTTCGCTTGGGTGTGTAGCTAAACAAGAAGTATGATCCTGAGGATAAGAACCATATCGTTCGCATATACGACTACTTCTTACATCAAAGTCATTTGTGCATATGCTTTGAACTTCTAGACATGAATCTGTAAGTTCTATGACTGAAGTATTATTCTCCTTCTATCTTTCTATGTGTTTATCCTCTGATTTCCTTCATGCAAACTGTATAAAGTGTTTGTTGGTGACAATTCTATTGTCCTTCGTAATATATGGTCTCAGGTATGAGCTCATAAAGATAAATCAATTCAGAGGCCTATCATTAAGCATAGTCAAGCTCTTCTCTAAGCaggtatttatatttttatagatCTATGTTTTcactgttttgtttctttctcattctcttaATCTACAGTATCAACTGTTTTCGTATGGTGTCCCATAGATCTTACTTGGTTTGGCTCTTTTGAAAGATGCTGGCATAATCCATTGTGATCTGAAGCCAGAGAATATTCTTCTGTGCGCCAGGTCTACTTTCTAGCACCAATCctatcaaaattttagttaaaaactttaattaacttgttttctttttaattttatcagTGTGAAGCCAACTGAAATTAAGATAATTGACTTTGGATCAGCGTGCATGGAAGATAAAACTGTTTATTCATATATTcaggt includes:
- a CDS encoding P-loop containing nucleoside triphosphate hydrolases superfamily protein (P-loop containing nucleoside triphosphate hydrolases superfamily protein; FUNCTIONS IN: hydrolase activity, DNA binding, ATP binding; INVOLVED IN: biological_process unknown; LOCATED IN: chloroplast, chloroplast envelope; EXPRESSED IN: 22 plant structures; EXPRESSED DURING: 13 growth stages; CONTAINS InterPro DOMAIN/s: Restriction endonuclease, type I, R subunit/Type III, Res subunit (InterPro:IPR006935), DEAD-like helicase, N-terminal (InterPro:IPR014001); BEST Arabidopsis thaliana protein match is: DNA-binding protein, putative (TAIR:AT2G03270.1); Has 6377 Blast hits to 5712 proteins in 1082 species: Archae - 188; Bacteria - 2376; Metazoa - 1211; Fungi - 1055; Plants - 600; Viruses - 0; Other Eukaryotes - 947 (source: NCBI BLink).) — its product is MEAASSFLCRSIRIPSTTTATAAFTFTRPPLNYVCVVGVRVFPTRKVFCSGVNGGSSVTKKKPRRKSNVSDKLRFKKIEKRNDNTESESLSVVEEPKNDKELSLRALNQNGDPLGRRDLGRNVVKWISQAMKAMASDFATAEVQGEFSELRQNVGSGLTFVIQAQPYLNAIPMPLGSEVICLKACTHYPTLFDHFQRELRDVLQDLERKNIMESWKESESWKLLKEIANSAQHREVARKAAQAKPVQGVLGMDSEKVKAIQERIDEFTSQMSQLLQVERDTELEVTQEELDVVPTPDESSDSSKPIEFLVRHGDAPQELCDTICNLYAVSTSTGLGGMHLVLFKVGGNHRLPPTTLSPGDMVCIRVCDSRGAGATACTQGFVHNLGEDGCSIGVALESRHGDPTFSKLFGKSVRIDRIHGLADALTYERNCEALMLLQKNGLQKKNPSISVVATLFGDGEDITWLEQNDYVDWSEAELSDEPVSKLFDSSQRRAIALGVNKKRPVMIVQGPPGTGKTGMLKEVITLAVQQGERVLVTAPTNAAVDNMVEKLLHLGLNIVRVGNPARISSAVASKSLGEIVNSKLASFRAELERKKSDLRKDLRQCLRDDVLAAGIRQLLKQLGKTLKKKEKETVKEILSNAQVVFATNIGAADPLIRRLETFDLVVIDEAGQSIEPSCWIPILQGKRCILSGDPCQLAPVVLSRKALEGGLGVSLLERAASLHDGVLATKLTTQYRMNDVIAGWASKEMYGGWLKSAPSVASHLLIDSPFVKATWITQCPLVLLDTRMPYGSLSVGCEERLDPAGTGSLYNEGEADIVVNHVISLIYAGVSPMAIAVQSPYVAQVQLLRERLDDFPVADGVEVATIDSFQGREADAVIISMVRSNNLGAVGFLGDSRRMNVAITRARKHVAVVCDSSTICHNTFLARLLRHIRYFGRVKHADPGSLGGSGLGLDPMLPYLG